The Brachyspira aalborgi genome has a segment encoding these proteins:
- a CDS encoding Bax inhibitor-1/YccA family protein, with product MANPALSNKAFDYAIKNSNEDTMTINGAINKAIMLSLILMLSALVSVYFVLARNIELLYPAVMVSSIGALLLAIIMIFKKEMSKTFSILYAILEGVAIGGVSFIFNAVYEGIVVQAVFFTSADLLIMLLLYRFRIIKVNDKFRSVIFGATLCIAIVYFINFILGFFKMSVPFLNDSSPIGIVISVVIVAIASFNLLLDFDFIEQGANMNMPKYFEWYSAFGLLVTLVWLYLEILRLLSKVRSRD from the coding sequence ATGGCAAATCCAGCTTTATCAAACAAAGCGTTTGATTATGCGATTAAAAATTCAAATGAAGATACAATGACAATAAACGGAGCTATTAATAAAGCTATAATGTTATCTTTAATACTTATGCTTTCCGCTTTGGTTAGCGTTTATTTTGTTTTGGCAAGAAATATAGAATTATTATATCCCGCGGTTATGGTTTCAAGTATCGGAGCGCTTTTGCTTGCTATTATAATGATATTCAAAAAAGAAATGTCAAAAACTTTTTCTATTCTTTACGCTATTTTAGAAGGCGTTGCAATAGGCGGAGTATCTTTTATATTTAATGCGGTTTATGAAGGAATAGTAGTTCAAGCCGTATTTTTTACTTCTGCAGATTTACTTATTATGCTTTTGTTATACAGATTTAGAATAATAAAAGTAAACGATAAATTTAGAAGCGTTATATTCGGCGCTACTCTATGCATTGCGATAGTATATTTTATAAATTTTATACTTGGTTTTTTTAAAATGTCGGTTCCTTTTTTAAACGATTCTAGTCCTATCGGAATAGTAATAAGCGTTGTTATAGTCGCTATAGCTTCTTTTAATTTACTTCTTGATTTCGATTTTATAGAACAAGGAGCTAATATGAATATGCCGAAATATTTTGAATGGTATAGCGCTTTTGGTTTGCTTGTTACTTTGGTATGGTTATATTTGGAAATTTTAAGATTGTTATCTAAAGTTAGAAGTAGAGATTAA
- a CDS encoding Rpn family recombination-promoting nuclease/putative transposase has protein sequence MKRNREIDKLNDLFVRYLLGKNGNENMLEDMVNAALSDFNFEEVKDLEIIDPYNLSENIDLKESIIDIKAKTKDNQTVIIEVQLCGNMDFVKRIFYYISKNIVNELREGEDYKNLPRIISINLLNFNLDFGDEGKPHRCFKLIDTKNHNIDLDFIQMHIIEAKRFIEIIEKSTLNELKKNRLLTWMKFFTSKNLKAIEKELMEANPIMTKVIEEYKRFTSDDKLMRAYDARDAFLLGQKMMLSREREEGKAEGIKEGIEKGKLKGIKEGIEKRNYTIAKSMKKENIDIETIKRITGLTIKEIEKL, from the coding sequence ATGAAAAGAAATAGAGAAATTGATAAACTAAATGATTTATTTGTCCGATATTTACTCGGCAAAAACGGAAATGAAAATATGCTTGAGGATATGGTTAACGCCGCTTTAAGTGATTTCAATTTTGAAGAAGTTAAAGATTTAGAAATAATAGACCCTTATAATTTATCTGAAAATATTGATTTAAAAGAATCAATTATAGACATTAAAGCAAAAACTAAAGACAATCAAACCGTTATAATCGAAGTTCAACTTTGCGGAAATATGGATTTCGTAAAAAGAATTTTTTATTATATTTCAAAAAATATTGTAAACGAATTGAGAGAAGGCGAAGATTATAAAAATCTTCCAAGAATAATAAGTATAAATTTATTAAATTTTAATTTAGATTTCGGAGACGAAGGCAAACCGCATCGCTGTTTTAAATTAATCGACACGAAAAACCATAATATAGATTTAGATTTTATTCAAATGCATATTATAGAAGCGAAACGATTTATTGAAATAATTGAAAAATCGACTTTAAACGAACTTAAAAAGAATAGATTATTAACTTGGATGAAATTTTTTACAAGCAAAAATTTAAAAGCTATAGAAAAAGAATTAATGGAGGCAAACCCGATTATGACAAAAGTAATTGAAGAATACAAAAGATTTACTTCTGACGATAAATTAATGAGAGCTTATGATGCCCGAGATGCGTTTTTATTGGGGCAAAAAATGATGTTATCAAGAGAACGAGAGGAAGGCAAAGCGGAAGGAATTAAAGAAGGAATTGAGAAAGGAAAACTTAAAGGAATAAAAGAAGGAATTGAAAAACGAAATTACACTATTGCAAAATCAATGAAAAAAGAAAATATTGATATAGAAACTATTAAACGAATAACAGGCTTAACCATAAAAGAAATTGAAAAATTATAA
- the infB gene encoding translation initiation factor IF-2, which produces MPKKSDKEKENITVDKPKKVIIKSKASSSSKATKNTEDTQATAVKKKVKKVVKKKIIIKTEKTDKAEDTKKSENNKTEINKKNKEGFKENFRERVKEKNYSHNREHKENKQKSSFGEDNKHFGKHSNKESAQAPTSTEDNSYQKGGGRRDSKKRDYDKKNFIKDAKAEAALRQENKIFNKLQAKKRQQEQRLASVEKEINIMETITVGDLAKKMNLRASDIISKLMAMGTMARVNDIIDSDTATIIADDFGCKVNVISLQEEATIEVKEDREEDLKPRPPVVTIMGHVDHGKTSLLDAIRQSNITAKESGGITQNIGAYKVKIPSGEIAFIDTPGHAAFTMMRARGAKSTDIVILVVASDDGVMPQTLEALNHAKEANVPIIVAVNKMDLPNASMDKVKAALSEYGLTPEEWGGDTQYIGVSALQKTGIKELLEAIILQAEMLELKANPNREAIGIVLEASLEQGRGPVGTVLVQNGTLKIGDYFVCGLSVGKVRAMVNDLGKRVNEALPSTPVEVLGFEKTPEAGESFNVMLDEKEAKAIADKRVQLKQQEALKANVKVTLENLYEKIASESMKEFKVIIKADVQGSAEALKDALNKIQSDKIRFVSIYSASGAVSESDVNLAHASNAIIIAYRVRPSAKAKELSEKLSIPIERYDIIYEAIESIQNAMKGSLERIKKEVDIGVVEVRDVFHIPKVGTIAGCYVTSGKIERNSGVRVVRDDVLIYTSKISSLRRIKDDVKEVASGYECGASIENFNDIKKGDVLEIFKIEEIAQEL; this is translated from the coding sequence TTACAGTCGATAAACCCAAAAAAGTTATCATTAAATCCAAAGCCAGTAGTTCAAGCAAGGCTACAAAAAATACCGAAGATACTCAAGCTACTGCGGTAAAAAAGAAAGTTAAAAAAGTCGTAAAGAAAAAAATAATAATCAAAACTGAAAAAACCGATAAAGCCGAAGATACTAAAAAATCTGAAAATAATAAAACTGAAATCAATAAAAAAAATAAAGAAGGTTTTAAAGAAAATTTTAGAGAAAGAGTTAAAGAAAAAAATTACTCTCATAATAGAGAGCATAAAGAAAATAAACAAAAATCATCTTTCGGAGAAGACAATAAACATTTTGGCAAACATTCAAATAAAGAATCCGCTCAAGCTCCGACTTCTACTGAAGATAATTCATATCAAAAAGGCGGCGGAAGAAGAGATTCTAAAAAAAGAGATTACGATAAAAAGAATTTTATAAAAGACGCTAAAGCCGAAGCCGCATTAAGACAAGAAAATAAAATATTTAATAAATTGCAAGCTAAAAAAAGACAGCAGGAACAGAGACTTGCAAGCGTTGAAAAAGAAATTAATATAATGGAAACTATTACCGTTGGCGATTTGGCAAAGAAAATGAATTTAAGAGCTTCCGATATTATATCAAAATTAATGGCTATGGGAACAATGGCAAGAGTAAACGATATAATAGATTCCGACACAGCAACGATTATAGCGGACGATTTTGGTTGTAAAGTTAATGTAATATCATTGCAAGAAGAAGCGACTATTGAAGTAAAAGAAGACAGAGAAGAAGATTTAAAACCTCGTCCTCCTGTAGTTACGATAATGGGACATGTTGACCATGGAAAGACTTCGCTTTTGGACGCTATAAGGCAAAGCAATATAACGGCTAAAGAGAGCGGAGGAATTACTCAAAATATAGGCGCTTATAAAGTAAAAATACCGAGCGGAGAGATTGCTTTTATAGACACACCGGGACATGCGGCTTTTACTATGATGAGAGCGAGAGGAGCGAAAAGCACCGATATAGTAATATTGGTTGTGGCATCCGATGACGGAGTTATGCCTCAAACTTTAGAAGCTTTAAATCATGCAAAAGAAGCGAATGTTCCTATTATAGTAGCGGTTAATAAAATGGATTTGCCAAACGCTAGTATGGATAAAGTTAAAGCCGCGTTATCGGAGTATGGATTAACACCCGAAGAATGGGGAGGCGATACTCAATATATAGGCGTAAGCGCGCTGCAGAAAACGGGAATTAAAGAATTATTGGAAGCGATTATTTTGCAGGCTGAAATGCTTGAATTAAAAGCGAATCCTAACAGAGAAGCGATTGGAATAGTTTTGGAAGCGTCATTAGAGCAAGGACGCGGACCTGTCGGAACTGTTTTAGTGCAAAATGGAACTTTGAAAATTGGAGATTATTTTGTTTGCGGACTTTCGGTTGGAAAAGTTAGAGCGATGGTTAATGATTTGGGCAAAAGAGTAAACGAAGCTTTGCCTTCCACTCCAGTAGAAGTTTTGGGATTTGAAAAAACTCCTGAAGCGGGAGAATCTTTTAATGTTATGCTTGACGAAAAAGAAGCTAAAGCGATAGCCGATAAGAGAGTGCAATTAAAACAACAGGAAGCTTTGAAGGCAAATGTTAAAGTCACTTTAGAAAATCTATACGAAAAAATCGCTTCAGAATCTATGAAAGAGTTTAAAGTAATAATTAAAGCGGATGTTCAAGGAAGCGCGGAAGCTTTAAAAGACGCTTTAAATAAAATACAGAGCGATAAAATTCGTTTTGTTTCAATATATAGCGCATCGGGAGCGGTTTCAGAAAGCGATGTTAATTTAGCTCATGCTTCAAACGCTATAATAATAGCTTATAGAGTTCGTCCTTCGGCAAAAGCTAAAGAATTATCGGAAAAACTCTCAATACCGATTGAAAGATACGATATTATTTACGAAGCTATAGAATCGATTCAAAACGCTATGAAAGGCTCTCTTGAAAGAATTAAAAAAGAAGTAGATATTGGAGTCGTTGAAGTGAGAGATGTATTCCATATTCCTAAAGTCGGAACTATAGCGGGTTGTTATGTCACTTCAGGCAAAATAGAAAGAAATTCGGGCGTTAGAGTTGTGCGTGACGATGTTTTAATATATACAAGCAAAATATCAAGTTTAAGAAGAATCAAAGACGATGTTAAAGAAGTAGCTTCGGGATACGAATGCGGCGCTTCAATAGAAAATTTCAACGATATTAAAAAAGGCGATGTTTTAGAAATATTCAAAATCGAAGAAATAGCTCAAGAATTATAA
- the icd gene encoding NADP-dependent isocitrate dehydrogenase — translation MKKIIKGYIMSKVEMKNGKLIIPDKISIPFIEGDGVGAEITPISQQIINEAIKKAYNGKKSIEWIEVFAGDKALKEFGTHLPEETIKTFSKYLIGIKGPLTTPIGEGIRSLNVALRQTLDLYVCLRPIRWFKGISSPVKEPNKVNMIVFRENTEDIYAGIEWKNGTKEAKKFYEFLKNEMGINKVRFPKTSSFGVKPVSEEGSKRLISSAIKYAIKFNLPSVTIVHKGNIMKFTEGAFRKYGYEIAREDFYEKTFTMEEFNEIKKDFGEDKAKEKLKEAKEKRKVIIKDNIADAFLQNTLLKPEDYSVIATLNLNGDYISDQLAAMVGGIGIAPGGNINYETGHSIFEATHGTAPDIARKNKANPCSLILSSVMALEYLNLNEAADLIIKALEKSFEEGFATEDLALFMENGKPLGTKEFGDKILSLLQEKL, via the coding sequence ATAAAAAAAATAATCAAAGGCTATATTATGAGCAAAGTTGAAATGAAAAACGGAAAATTAATTATTCCAGATAAAATTTCTATTCCTTTTATAGAAGGAGACGGAGTCGGCGCTGAAATAACACCAATATCTCAACAAATTATAAACGAAGCGATTAAAAAAGCTTATAACGGAAAAAAATCTATAGAATGGATTGAAGTTTTCGCGGGAGATAAAGCTTTAAAAGAATTTGGAACTCATTTGCCAGAAGAGACAATAAAAACTTTTTCAAAATATTTGATTGGAATAAAAGGACCATTAACGACTCCTATAGGAGAAGGCATCCGTTCTTTAAATGTGGCTTTGCGTCAAACTTTAGATTTATATGTTTGTTTAAGACCGATAAGATGGTTTAAGGGAATTTCATCGCCTGTAAAAGAACCGAATAAAGTTAATATGATTGTATTTAGAGAGAATACGGAAGATATATACGCGGGAATAGAATGGAAAAACGGAACTAAAGAAGCTAAAAAATTTTACGAATTCTTAAAAAACGAAATGGGAATAAATAAAGTTAGATTTCCAAAAACTTCTTCGTTTGGAGTAAAGCCCGTTTCTGAAGAAGGTTCAAAAAGATTAATTTCTTCTGCCATAAAATACGCTATTAAATTTAATTTGCCTTCGGTTACGATAGTTCATAAAGGAAATATAATGAAATTTACGGAAGGAGCTTTTAGAAAATACGGATACGAAATTGCAAGAGAAGATTTTTATGAAAAAACTTTTACTATGGAAGAATTTAACGAAATAAAAAAAGATTTTGGAGAAGATAAAGCGAAAGAAAAATTAAAAGAAGCTAAAGAAAAAAGAAAAGTTATAATAAAGGATAATATAGCGGATGCATTTTTGCAAAATACTTTATTAAAGCCAGAAGATTATTCTGTTATAGCGACTTTAAATTTGAACGGAGATTATATATCCGACCAGCTTGCGGCTATGGTTGGAGGAATCGGAATAGCGCCAGGAGGAAATATTAATTATGAAACTGGACATTCTATTTTTGAAGCTACGCATGGAACTGCGCCAGATATAGCTAGAAAAAATAAGGCAAATCCATGCTCTTTAATTCTCTCTTCTGTTATGGCTTTAGAATATTTGAATTTAAATGAAGCCGCTGATTTGATTATAAAAGCTTTAGAAAAATCTTTTGAAGAAGGATTTGCAACCGAAGATTTGGCTTTATTTATGGAAAACGGAAAACCTTTAGGAACTAAAGAATTTGGAGATAAAATACTTTCTTTATTGCAAGAAAAATTATAA
- the lpxB gene encoding lipid-A-disaccharide synthase, giving the protein MKIFIATGEVSGDIQGALLAKKIKELSPNTIIDGFGGVEMQNSGVNILSDMSTLSTMGIFESINPKFAFKKLDAFKILKMYLKKNKIDIMVLVDNQGANLLLAKYCKKNNIKYIYYFPPHVGIWGEWNAKRLISARKIITPFKFDYEVYKKYGCNVVYSGHPFADLNYNLDIPKLNLEEKEWTVGILFGSRYQEIKKLSPVFIKSMKMLNDMLSSNIRFVIPIAYPEYKKMIEKIIANHKDLLKNISYTFLEGESKDFVYKYSDALIMSSGTASLISACYGKPMVICYRISYITFFLGKILTNIKYIGMPNVMLNEEAAPELLQSDCNPNAITSHIIKYLTDKEYYKKVSDNLIRVRDMLGEKNVLERAAKEIINS; this is encoded by the coding sequence ATGAAAATATTTATAGCTACGGGAGAAGTATCGGGCGACATTCAAGGAGCGCTTTTAGCAAAAAAGATAAAAGAATTATCCCCAAATACGATAATAGACGGTTTCGGCGGAGTTGAAATGCAAAACTCTGGGGTTAATATTCTCTCCGATATGTCCACTTTATCGACTATGGGAATATTTGAAAGCATAAATCCAAAATTTGCTTTTAAGAAATTGGACGCATTTAAAATATTAAAAATGTATCTTAAAAAAAATAAAATAGACATTATGGTTTTAGTCGACAATCAAGGCGCTAATTTGCTTCTTGCAAAATATTGTAAAAAAAATAATATTAAATATATTTATTATTTCCCGCCTCATGTTGGAATTTGGGGCGAATGGAACGCTAAAAGATTAATTTCGGCTAGAAAAATAATAACGCCTTTTAAATTCGATTACGAAGTATATAAAAAATATGGTTGCAATGTCGTTTATAGCGGGCATCCTTTTGCCGATTTGAATTATAATTTAGATATTCCAAAATTAAATTTGGAAGAAAAAGAATGGACGGTTGGAATATTATTCGGAAGCAGATATCAAGAAATAAAAAAATTATCTCCCGTATTTATAAAATCAATGAAAATGCTTAACGATATGCTTTCTTCAAATATTAGATTTGTAATACCGATTGCATATCCCGAATACAAAAAAATGATAGAAAAAATAATTGCAAATCATAAAGACTTATTAAAAAATATATCCTATACTTTTTTAGAAGGAGAGAGCAAGGATTTTGTATATAAATATTCTGACGCTTTAATAATGTCGAGCGGAACTGCAAGCTTAATATCCGCATGCTATGGAAAACCTATGGTTATATGCTATAGAATTTCTTATATAACTTTTTTTCTTGGAAAAATACTTACAAATATAAAATATATCGGCATGCCAAATGTTATGCTAAACGAAGAAGCGGCTCCCGAATTATTACAAAGCGATTGCAATCCAAACGCGATAACAAGCCATATAATAAAATATTTAACCGATAAAGAATATTACAAAAAAGTAAGCGATAATTTAATTAGAGTTAGAGATATGCTTGGCGAAAAAAATGTTTTGGAAAGAGCGGCTAAAGAAATTATAAATTCGTAA
- a CDS encoding aconitate hydratase has protein sequence MKIYDIEMIREFYKNYSAKIDRIRNKIKKPLTLSEKILFAHLYNENDIKDFKRSEDYANFKPDRVAMQDATAQMTLLQFMNAGKESSSVPATIHCDHLIQAYKGAEEDLKNAININKEVYDFLQSVAKKYGLGFWEAGSGIIHQIVLENYAFPGGMMIGTDSHTPNAGGLGMMAIGVGGADAVDVMTGMEWELKIPNLIGVKLTGELNGWASAKDVILKLAGILTVKGATNCIIEYFDEGALNLSAVGKSSICNMGAEVGATTSIFPFDNNIKEYLIKTGREEVAKLSEENSNNLKADEEVYKNPSKFYDKIIEINLSELEPYINGPFTPDSASKISDFAKKVEENKYPEKMEVGLIGSCTNSSYYDLSKAASIARQVKEKKLKVKSQIIINPGSLNSYNAALKEGIIDDFKNINAIIMTNACGPCIGQWKRITDDNNKVNSIVTSFNRNFAKRADGNPNTHAFIASPEIVMALSIAGDLKFNPLKDYLINEDGEKVKLDIPTGEIFPKNGLNIENAEIENRENIADSKVEIIINKDSNRLQLLKPFPKFNAEDFKNMPLLIKAKGKCTTDHISMAGVWLKFRGHLENISDNMLMGAVNYFNDKTNCVFNQLSGNYEEVSKVAKEYKLNNISSIVVAEENYGEGSSREHAAMEPRFLNVKVILVKSFARIHETNLKKQGMLAITFKDKNDYDKIKEKDKISIENIESFSPNKSLLIKVVREDKKEIYFEALHTYNETQIEWFKNGGALNTLLKNN, from the coding sequence ATGAAAATTTATGATATTGAAATGATAAGAGAATTTTATAAAAATTATTCCGCTAAAATTGACAGAATAAGAAACAAAATTAAAAAACCGTTGACTTTGTCGGAAAAAATATTATTCGCTCATTTATATAATGAAAACGATATTAAAGATTTTAAACGCTCTGAAGATTATGCAAATTTTAAACCCGATAGAGTCGCTATGCAAGACGCTACGGCTCAAATGACGCTTTTGCAATTTATGAATGCGGGAAAAGAATCTTCAAGCGTTCCAGCTACGATACATTGCGACCATTTGATTCAGGCTTATAAAGGAGCGGAAGAAGATTTAAAAAATGCAATAAATATAAATAAAGAAGTTTATGATTTTCTTCAAAGCGTGGCTAAAAAATACGGATTAGGTTTTTGGGAAGCGGGTTCGGGAATAATACATCAAATAGTTTTGGAAAATTACGCTTTTCCAGGCGGTATGATGATTGGAACAGATTCGCATACTCCAAATGCCGGCGGTTTAGGAATGATGGCAATCGGAGTTGGCGGAGCGGATGCCGTTGATGTTATGACGGGAATGGAATGGGAATTAAAAATACCTAATTTAATAGGCGTTAAACTTACAGGCGAGTTAAACGGTTGGGCGAGCGCTAAAGATGTTATATTAAAATTGGCGGGAATTTTAACCGTAAAGGGAGCGACTAATTGCATTATAGAATATTTCGACGAAGGCGCTTTAAATCTTTCTGCCGTAGGAAAAAGTTCAATATGCAATATGGGAGCGGAAGTTGGAGCTACGACTTCAATATTTCCTTTCGATAATAATATAAAAGAATATTTGATTAAAACGGGAAGAGAAGAGGTTGCAAAATTATCAGAAGAGAATTCAAATAATTTAAAAGCGGATGAAGAAGTTTATAAAAATCCTTCAAAGTTTTACGATAAAATAATAGAAATAAATTTATCCGAATTAGAACCTTATATTAACGGACCTTTTACTCCTGACTCGGCTTCAAAAATTAGCGATTTTGCAAAAAAAGTTGAAGAAAATAAATATCCCGAAAAAATGGAAGTCGGGCTTATAGGTTCTTGCACAAACTCTTCTTATTATGATTTAAGTAAAGCGGCTTCTATAGCTCGTCAAGTTAAAGAAAAAAAATTAAAAGTCAAATCTCAAATAATAATTAATCCAGGCTCTTTAAACTCATATAACGCAGCATTAAAAGAAGGAATTATAGACGATTTTAAAAATATAAACGCCATTATAATGACAAACGCTTGCGGACCTTGTATTGGGCAGTGGAAAAGAATAACTGACGATAACAATAAAGTAAATTCAATAGTGACTTCTTTTAATAGAAATTTCGCAAAAAGAGCGGACGGAAATCCAAATACTCATGCTTTTATAGCTTCCCCCGAAATAGTTATGGCTTTAAGCATAGCGGGAGATTTAAAATTTAATCCATTAAAAGATTATTTGATAAACGAAGACGGAGAAAAAGTAAAATTAGATATTCCAACGGGAGAGATTTTTCCTAAAAACGGACTTAATATAGAAAATGCAGAAATTGAAAATAGAGAAAATATTGCAGATTCAAAAGTTGAAATTATAATAAATAAAGATTCTAATCGATTGCAATTATTAAAACCTTTTCCAAAATTTAATGCGGAAGATTTTAAGAATATGCCTTTACTTATAAAAGCGAAAGGAAAATGCACAACCGACCATATTTCTATGGCGGGAGTTTGGTTAAAATTTAGAGGACATTTAGAAAATATTTCTGACAATATGTTAATGGGAGCGGTTAATTATTTTAACGATAAAACAAATTGCGTATTTAATCAATTAAGCGGAAATTATGAAGAGGTTTCAAAAGTCGCTAAAGAATATAAATTAAATAATATATCTTCTATTGTAGTTGCCGAAGAAAATTACGGCGAAGGTTCAAGCAGAGAACATGCGGCGATGGAGCCGAGATTTTTAAATGTAAAGGTTATTTTAGTAAAAAGTTTTGCAAGAATTCATGAAACGAATTTAAAAAAACAAGGAATGCTTGCTATAACATTTAAAGATAAAAACGATTATGATAAAATTAAAGAAAAAGATAAAATTTCAATAGAAAATATAGAATCTTTTTCGCCGAATAAATCTTTATTAATTAAGGTAGTCAGAGAAGATAAAAAAGAAATTTATTTTGAGGCTTTGCATACTTATAACGAGACTCAAATAGAATGGTTTAAAAACGGAGGAGCTTTAAATACTCTTCTAAAAAATAATTAA
- the fabZ gene encoding 3-hydroxyacyl-ACP dehydratase FabZ: MEKINIIKIMELLPHRYPFLLVDRVESIEEGKIHAIKNVTFNEPQFTGHFPESPIMPGVLMVEALAQVSGIYCYTKILKPEEYDKKFMFFAKIDNVKFKNPVIPGDIMDMFVNVEAFSNNLLKTHGEVKVEGNLACSADLGLFLVDKEAMKINK, from the coding sequence ATGGAAAAAATTAATATAATTAAAATAATGGAGTTATTGCCTCATAGATATCCTTTTTTACTTGTTGACAGAGTCGAAAGTATAGAAGAAGGAAAAATACATGCAATAAAAAATGTAACTTTTAACGAACCTCAATTTACGGGACATTTTCCCGAAAGCCCGATTATGCCAGGCGTTCTTATGGTTGAAGCTTTAGCTCAAGTTTCGGGCATTTATTGTTATACAAAAATATTGAAGCCAGAAGAATACGATAAAAAATTTATGTTTTTTGCAAAAATAGACAATGTTAAATTTAAAAATCCCGTTATTCCAGGCGATATAATGGATATGTTTGTAAATGTAGAAGCTTTCAGCAATAATTTATTAAAAACGCATGGAGAAGTTAAAGTAGAAGGCAATCTTGCATGCTCTGCGGATTTGGGATTATTTTTGGTAGATAAAGAAGCAATGAAAATAAATAAATAA
- the lpxA gene encoding acyl-ACP--UDP-N-acetylglucosamine O-acyltransferase — protein MEKEIHETAIISKSAKISEGVKIGPYAVIEGEVNIGENTIIGAHTVIKEYTTIGKNNIIHPHAVLGDLPQDISFDRKKITFLEIGDNNEIREFANLHRASKDNGKTIIKNNCYIMATGHVAHDCEINDNVIICNGSLVAGHVRVEKGAFISGNCVIHQFCAIGEYAMISGMAGVGRDILPYALTSHAGEAIVYKLNLVGMRRAGFTSIEISQAEESYNMWYNWNKTKQEFLDRYLNDNSLNKIAKNIVEFISKSKRGITPKKTV, from the coding sequence ATGGAAAAGGAAATTCATGAAACGGCGATAATATCTAAAAGCGCTAAAATATCCGAAGGAGTAAAAATAGGTCCTTACGCTGTTATTGAAGGAGAGGTTAATATTGGAGAAAATACTATAATCGGAGCGCATACCGTTATTAAAGAATATACGACTATAGGAAAAAATAATATAATTCATCCTCATGCGGTTTTAGGAGATTTGCCTCAAGATATAAGTTTTGATAGAAAAAAAATAACATTTCTTGAAATCGGAGATAATAACGAAATAAGAGAATTTGCAAACTTGCATAGAGCTAGCAAAGATAACGGAAAAACTATTATAAAAAATAATTGTTATATAATGGCAACGGGACATGTCGCTCATGATTGCGAGATAAACGATAATGTGATTATATGCAATGGTTCTTTAGTGGCGGGACATGTAAGAGTGGAAAAAGGCGCTTTTATTTCGGGCAATTGCGTTATTCATCAATTTTGCGCTATAGGAGAATATGCAATGATAAGCGGAATGGCGGGAGTCGGCAGAGATATTCTTCCATACGCTTTAACTTCGCATGCGGGCGAGGCTATAGTATATAAATTAAATCTTGTAGGAATGAGAAGAGCGGGATTTACTTCGATTGAAATATCGCAGGCTGAAGAATCTTACAATATGTGGTATAACTGGAATAAAACTAAACAGGAATTTTTGGATAGATATTTAAACGATAATTCTTTAAATAAGATAGCTAAAAATATTGTGGAGTTTATATCAAAATCTAAAAGAGGAATAACTCCAAAAAAAACGGTATAA